Proteins co-encoded in one Flavobacteriaceae bacterium MAR_2009_75 genomic window:
- a CDS encoding 3-oxoacyl-[acyl-carrier protein] reductase: MNISLKNKKALVGGSSGGIGKAIAQQLAESGASVTLMSRSEDKLRQIVSDLPTDKDQEHQYLVVDFSDFEGYKSVISKFFKSNSVDILVNNTQGPSAGNALEKRTADYQEAFELLFKTVVFTTELALKNMRENRWGRIINVASVSVKEPLSYLALSNTIRAAVVTWAKSLSTDVGQDKITVNSVLTGYFDTERIEQLNTKKAEQLGIEKSEVRADMESKVPVKRIGDPKEYGYLVAFLASDNAAYITGTQIPIDGGLLKSL; encoded by the coding sequence ATGAATATTTCTTTAAAGAATAAAAAAGCCTTAGTAGGCGGAAGTAGTGGTGGAATCGGAAAAGCGATAGCCCAACAGCTCGCAGAAAGCGGGGCTAGCGTAACCTTAATGTCACGAAGTGAGGATAAACTTCGCCAAATCGTTTCCGATTTACCGACCGATAAAGATCAAGAGCATCAGTACCTAGTGGTTGATTTTTCTGATTTTGAAGGATATAAGTCCGTCATCTCTAAATTCTTCAAAAGCAATTCCGTAGACATTCTTGTAAATAATACGCAAGGCCCATCAGCAGGAAATGCGCTGGAAAAGCGGACAGCCGATTATCAAGAAGCCTTTGAGTTGCTCTTTAAAACAGTGGTCTTCACCACTGAACTCGCGCTTAAAAACATGAGAGAAAACAGGTGGGGAAGAATCATAAACGTGGCATCGGTCTCGGTAAAAGAACCGCTATCTTATTTAGCGCTATCGAATACAATACGCGCGGCGGTAGTCACTTGGGCCAAATCTTTATCTACAGATGTAGGTCAAGACAAAATTACCGTGAACAGTGTACTCACGGGTTATTTTGATACTGAACGTATTGAACAATTGAATACCAAAAAGGCGGAACAACTGGGAATTGAAAAAAGCGAAGTAAGGGCTGATATGGAGTCAAAAGTACCGGTAAAAAGAATCGGAGATCCTAAAGAATATGGATACCTGGTAGCTTTCCTAGCCTCAGATAATGCCGCATATATCACCGGGACACAAATACCAATAGATGGTGGACTATTGAAAAGTCTGTAA
- a CDS encoding Cupin domain-containing protein, with product MQLNLSTIPSKELIPGYHAKMVHGNKMSIAYWTVKKGAEVPEHSHMHEQVMQVLEGSFEFTLDGETKTYVPNDIVVIPSYSIHSGKALTDCRLMDIFCPVREEYL from the coding sequence ATGCAGTTGAACCTCTCTACCATACCTTCTAAAGAACTGATTCCAGGTTATCATGCGAAAATGGTTCATGGCAACAAAATGTCAATTGCCTATTGGACGGTCAAAAAAGGTGCGGAAGTGCCCGAGCATTCGCATATGCACGAACAGGTCATGCAAGTTTTAGAGGGCAGTTTTGAATTTACCTTAGATGGAGAAACAAAAACCTATGTACCAAACGATATCGTAGTAATTCCCAGTTATTCAATACATAGCGGAAAAGCTTTGACCGATTGTAGATTGATGGACATCTTTTGTCCGGTGCGCGAAGAGTACCTATAG
- a CDS encoding outer membrane protein OmpA-like peptidoglycan-associated protein: MKKLLFILFALGSIASIKAQDDLERADLYFSRAYYSDAIPLYEELLPRNKSSKLLKNLADSYYHTFNMKAAARWYAYLVSNYGENIDENFYFKLNQSLKAIGEYEKAHQVLIDYYTDQDLSDRTEQVKAGRTYLENIKAIGERFDIENLALNTSTSEFGAAIVDSVLVYSASKKEAKALGKLYRWNNQNYLDFYSHPKEKLQVGDSLSTSFSKNINTNLHEGTFAITKDRSTIYFTRNSKKKTDDKISNLKLFKAEWIDKEWQNITELPFNGHNFSTEHPALSPDETKLYFASDRAGGYGGFDLYYVSIQKDGFFSSPVNLGAKINTDKKEQFPFIDGDGNLYFSSNGHPGFGLLDIFISRNDKGDFSKPDNLGLPMNSGYDDFSVSMEKNSKTGFFASNRPGRKGSDDIYSFTETRPLIIEDCLQYIAGTITDKTTRKPLIGASVEMVQLEGAAIEKLITGQDGSFKFRVDCNSSYQVTAQKEGYENGLKTVITDGVRKATKDASLELLSQKVIEEQKALALQKERKAAEEKAIALAQRKKEQELKAEKERIKKEKESIKKQALAQEQKKKKREKEIEQVIAKEEAIIKKENRTIVEIGEIHFDYSLWYVRREARQRLDKLVKIMKNNPGMVIEIGTHTDIRGNSAYNKELSQKRADAAKEYLVKNGINKSNVIAKGYGESQPIVKCETVDSCSEEDHEWNRRCELVVVKWE, from the coding sequence ATGAAAAAACTATTGTTCATACTATTCGCTTTGGGGTCAATTGCTTCGATAAAAGCACAAGACGACCTAGAACGTGCAGACTTATATTTCAGTAGGGCCTATTATAGCGATGCTATTCCGCTATACGAAGAATTACTGCCCAGAAACAAGAGCTCTAAGCTTCTTAAAAATTTAGCTGATAGTTATTACCACACCTTTAACATGAAAGCAGCTGCTCGATGGTATGCCTACTTAGTCTCGAACTACGGCGAAAACATTGACGAGAACTTTTATTTTAAGCTCAATCAATCTTTAAAGGCTATCGGTGAATATGAAAAGGCGCACCAGGTTTTAATCGATTATTATACCGATCAAGACCTTTCCGACAGAACCGAGCAAGTTAAAGCAGGCCGTACTTACCTTGAAAATATAAAAGCTATCGGCGAGCGGTTTGATATTGAGAATTTAGCACTAAATACAAGTACCTCAGAATTTGGTGCAGCTATCGTCGATTCCGTATTAGTCTACAGTGCTTCAAAAAAAGAAGCTAAGGCGTTAGGTAAATTGTACCGTTGGAACAATCAAAACTATCTTGATTTTTATTCCCATCCGAAAGAAAAACTTCAAGTAGGTGACTCGTTGAGTACGTCGTTTTCAAAAAACATCAATACCAACTTACACGAAGGTACTTTTGCCATCACTAAAGACCGAAGCACCATTTATTTTACCAGAAATAGTAAAAAGAAAACTGACGATAAAATCAGCAATCTTAAACTTTTTAAAGCAGAATGGATAGATAAAGAGTGGCAAAACATTACGGAATTACCCTTTAATGGTCACAACTTTTCTACTGAACACCCCGCATTGAGCCCTGATGAGACAAAACTCTATTTTGCCTCGGACAGAGCAGGTGGCTATGGAGGATTCGACCTCTACTACGTTTCCATTCAAAAAGATGGGTTTTTCAGCAGCCCGGTAAACTTAGGCGCTAAAATCAATACCGACAAAAAAGAACAGTTTCCGTTTATTGACGGAGATGGAAATCTTTATTTCTCATCGAACGGGCATCCTGGGTTTGGGCTACTAGATATCTTTATTTCTAGAAATGATAAAGGAGATTTCTCAAAACCAGACAACCTCGGCTTACCGATGAACAGTGGATATGATGATTTTTCGGTCTCAATGGAAAAAAATTCCAAAACAGGATTCTTTGCCTCGAATCGCCCTGGACGAAAAGGTAGTGATGACATTTATTCTTTCACGGAAACTAGACCCCTGATCATTGAAGATTGCCTACAATATATTGCCGGTACGATAACCGACAAGACGACTAGAAAGCCACTTATAGGCGCGAGCGTTGAAATGGTACAACTTGAAGGAGCAGCAATAGAAAAGCTCATCACAGGTCAAGATGGTTCATTCAAATTTAGGGTAGATTGTAATTCTTCATACCAAGTTACGGCACAAAAAGAGGGATATGAAAATGGTCTAAAAACTGTTATAACCGATGGAGTTCGTAAGGCAACCAAAGATGCTTCCCTAGAGCTTCTATCCCAAAAAGTGATAGAAGAACAGAAAGCCCTAGCGCTACAAAAAGAGCGTAAAGCGGCCGAAGAAAAAGCCATCGCCTTGGCCCAGCGTAAAAAAGAACAAGAATTAAAGGCAGAGAAAGAGCGCATCAAAAAGGAAAAGGAAAGCATTAAAAAGCAGGCTCTAGCCCAAGAACAAAAGAAGAAAAAGCGCGAGAAAGAGATTGAACAAGTAATTGCTAAAGAAGAGGCAATTATCAAAAAAGAGAACCGTACAATAGTCGAAATAGGTGAAATTCATTTTGATTACAGTCTATGGTACGTGCGCAGAGAAGCTAGACAACGTCTAGATAAGTTAGTCAAAATCATGAAGAATAACCCCGGCATGGTCATCGAAATCGGCACACATACCGATATTAGGGGCAATAGCGCCTACAACAAAGAGCTATCTCAAAAAAGAGCTGATGCGGCCAAAGAATATTTGGTTAAAAACGGTATTAACAAGAGTAATGTAATTGCCAAAGGGTATGGCGAATCACAGCCTATTGTGAAATGTGAAACAGTTGACAGCTGTTCTGAAGAAGATCATGAGTGGAACCGTCGTTGTGAACTTGTGGTCGTAAAGTGGGAATAG
- a CDS encoding type IX secretion system PorP/SprF family membrane protein — protein MLLAQQDPQYTQYMYNMSVINPAYTTNDVGRLNFGALYRSQWKNTVGAPETLTFYAHAPMSPSIEMGLSLVSDKIGDGALKENNIYADFAYILKLDEKSNFSLGLKGGFTTFETNFNGFVLPEFQDDEAFNENLNNTFPNIGVGAFYHRNHFYAGISAPNLLTSKHLENRDGINRIGSEKIHFFLTTGYVYELNQDIKLKPSLLAKMVEGAPLTVDLSMNALFYNRIEGGLSYRLEDSVSAMFNIAVLPALRIGYAYDYTLSNLSDYSSGSHEIFVLFDLDLLGLGKGYDKSPRFY, from the coding sequence ATGCTGTTAGCGCAACAAGATCCGCAGTATACGCAGTACATGTACAACATGAGCGTAATCAACCCCGCCTACACTACTAACGACGTTGGTAGACTGAATTTTGGCGCACTCTATCGCTCTCAATGGAAAAATACGGTTGGCGCCCCAGAAACCTTAACGTTCTACGCCCATGCCCCTATGAGCCCGTCCATTGAAATGGGCCTATCACTTGTTTCTGATAAAATAGGTGATGGTGCATTGAAAGAAAATAACATCTATGCTGATTTCGCCTATATCTTGAAGTTAGATGAAAAAAGCAATTTTTCTCTGGGACTCAAAGGAGGATTCACCACGTTTGAAACCAATTTCAACGGTTTTGTGCTACCAGAATTTCAAGATGACGAGGCTTTCAACGAAAATCTGAACAACACTTTTCCAAATATTGGTGTGGGCGCATTTTACCATCGCAACCATTTTTACGCCGGCATATCGGCCCCAAACCTACTCACCTCTAAACATTTAGAGAACAGAGACGGTATCAATCGAATTGGTTCTGAGAAAATACATTTTTTTCTGACCACAGGCTATGTGTACGAGCTCAATCAAGACATTAAACTAAAGCCCTCACTTCTAGCAAAAATGGTAGAAGGGGCACCCTTGACCGTCGACCTTTCTATGAACGCTCTTTTCTATAACCGAATTGAAGGTGGACTTTCTTATCGTCTCGAAGATTCGGTTAGCGCCATGTTCAATATTGCTGTTTTACCAGCACTAAGAATAGGGTATGCGTATGATTACACCTTATCAAACTTGAGCGACTACAGTTCCGGTTCACATGAAATATTTGTGCTCTTCGACCTTGACCTACTTGGTTTGGGTAAAGGTTACGATAAATCCCCAAGATTTTATTAA
- a CDS encoding gliding motility-associated-like protein, whose translation MTYPNLMSHCFKWLLFLIIFILSNQAFSQCAGSNGMVTICNKDADDANKTFDLFAQLNSTPLPDGVWSTNDPANFFALDRDTGIVNLWEVKNSGLHEFTYTNDNCGDSATVTVSLGGYPGEDNIDGTADACGDDPSVNLHAYIGDETEGKFQDFNGIWDAVTPSAAPYLENNFFNAQEAGTGIYEFTHTVLAVGTCASRQVRLILEVQRPANSGIGSSLTVCTTDDLSGLTNFDLDSLLEDEDENGTWSEEASTNQLDDLTDHTIDIQAIRDNNISGTFSFTYTVYPSHAVCTIHRTSVDIIILPTLRGTMQADNFCAGPTNYTIEIIDYDDTLINMGTYEGSYTLTSASGISGGTTSINLNNDRTGSFTIDASNVVLNEDTTLEITSMGEGVCPNIQVPPVSFIVTDPNASVSDTCLNLEIPVSLNNIFDASLNQANGNYDVNYTLTASDGDETTFLASSVAFSSGTGSFNIPSDQATESGTYDISFDVDSGFELGCEITTSFSIIPPPESIDLNLVVNNSCNATQIDVLVNAPSLDDGDYDITYDVISQSSGQVVLENTINFTGGTASYDLDVASLDPGNYTVSVRSSQDDTTLCRTIFDFEESENFAIEGVPALPVAETNQTFCLSLFTENEPSLADINVTANGEILFYATATDMDILSMDAILVDGEDYFISNIDPNNNCEGSDRIQVTVTLSNPEAPTALNTNPTFCASEEPNVQSLDIHVNANGNNIIWFETATGGSPLDPTTLIVDNVSYFAASEGTDQCSSSERIEIIPTVYGLEPVSLEFSNLALCGLDNPTIYDLRQVESNNPFEVLWYDTPEEGSPLGDETLLQTQTTYYAVSFNPDTGCMNTERMAVTVDLTNCDPEDYGFFIPDGFSPNGDGRNDTFFVPNIEIIFPEYTLEILNRYGATLFKGNQSKPAWNGSDSGQVAPNGVYFYVIDYNKDGHEPIQGRLYLNR comes from the coding sequence ATGACATACCCGAATCTCATGAGCCATTGCTTTAAATGGCTTCTTTTTCTCATCATATTTATTCTATCAAATCAAGCTTTCTCGCAATGCGCGGGGTCAAACGGCATGGTTACTATTTGTAATAAAGATGCGGATGACGCGAACAAAACCTTTGACCTTTTTGCGCAATTGAATAGCACCCCCCTACCTGATGGTGTGTGGTCTACCAATGATCCGGCCAATTTTTTTGCCTTAGATCGCGATACAGGAATTGTCAATCTTTGGGAGGTAAAAAATTCAGGCTTGCATGAATTCACCTATACTAATGATAACTGCGGCGATTCGGCCACTGTAACCGTTAGTCTGGGCGGTTACCCGGGCGAAGACAATATAGATGGTACGGCCGATGCCTGTGGAGACGACCCATCGGTTAACCTTCATGCCTATATTGGAGATGAAACCGAAGGAAAATTTCAAGATTTTAATGGTATTTGGGATGCAGTTACCCCATCTGCGGCACCTTACCTCGAAAACAATTTCTTTAATGCTCAAGAAGCGGGTACCGGAATTTACGAATTTACCCATACCGTACTGGCTGTAGGCACCTGCGCGAGTCGGCAAGTACGCTTAATATTAGAAGTACAACGCCCCGCAAATTCAGGAATCGGTTCAAGCCTTACCGTTTGTACCACCGACGACCTTTCAGGTTTGACCAATTTTGATTTAGATAGTTTACTTGAAGATGAAGACGAAAACGGAACATGGTCTGAAGAGGCTTCTACAAATCAATTAGATGACCTGACCGACCATACTATCGATATTCAGGCCATAAGAGACAATAATATTTCAGGAACTTTCTCATTTACTTATACTGTTTATCCCTCACATGCGGTCTGTACCATTCATCGTACTTCGGTCGACATCATTATTCTACCGACATTACGAGGAACCATGCAAGCTGATAATTTCTGTGCAGGCCCCACCAACTACACTATTGAGATTATCGATTATGACGACACCTTGATTAATATGGGTACTTATGAAGGTAGCTATACGCTTACATCGGCAAGCGGAATCAGTGGGGGCACAACTTCTATCAACTTGAACAATGATAGAACGGGTTCATTTACCATAGATGCAAGTAATGTGGTCTTGAATGAAGATACCACCTTGGAAATCACCTCTATGGGTGAAGGGGTCTGCCCCAATATTCAAGTGCCTCCTGTTTCATTCATTGTTACCGACCCAAATGCATCCGTTTCCGACACTTGTCTTAACTTAGAAATTCCTGTTTCGCTGAACAATATCTTCGATGCATCATTAAACCAAGCAAACGGCAACTATGATGTAAATTATACATTGACAGCATCTGATGGCGACGAAACCACATTCTTAGCAAGTTCAGTGGCTTTTAGTTCGGGCACTGGATCTTTTAACATACCTAGTGATCAAGCTACCGAGAGTGGAACTTATGATATTAGTTTCGATGTCGACAGTGGTTTTGAACTGGGCTGTGAAATAACAACGAGTTTTAGTATTATACCTCCTCCTGAATCCATTGACCTCAATCTGGTAGTGAACAATTCGTGCAATGCCACCCAAATAGATGTTTTGGTCAACGCCCCTAGTTTAGATGATGGCGATTACGACATTACCTACGATGTTATTAGCCAAAGTTCAGGGCAGGTCGTTTTAGAAAACACTATCAATTTCACCGGTGGTACAGCATCGTATGACCTTGACGTAGCCTCACTTGACCCTGGCAACTATACAGTAAGCGTAAGAAGCTCACAAGACGACACAACCCTGTGTAGAACTATATTTGATTTTGAGGAAAGTGAAAACTTTGCCATCGAGGGCGTTCCGGCACTTCCGGTAGCGGAAACAAATCAGACTTTTTGTTTAAGTCTATTCACTGAAAACGAACCAAGTCTTGCTGATATCAATGTTACCGCCAATGGTGAAATACTTTTCTATGCTACTGCTACGGATATGGATATTCTCTCTATGGATGCCATACTTGTCGATGGAGAAGACTACTTCATTTCTAATATCGACCCCAATAACAATTGTGAAGGTTCAGATAGAATACAGGTAACGGTAACATTATCAAACCCGGAAGCACCAACGGCCCTGAACACCAACCCTACGTTCTGTGCATCTGAAGAACCGAATGTTCAGAGTTTAGATATCCATGTCAATGCAAACGGAAATAATATCATCTGGTTCGAAACAGCTACCGGTGGAAGTCCGTTAGACCCAACAACTTTAATAGTTGACAATGTCAGCTATTTTGCGGCCTCTGAAGGTACCGACCAATGTTCTAGCTCTGAAAGAATAGAAATAATACCTACGGTTTACGGGCTGGAACCAGTATCGTTGGAATTTTCAAATTTGGCACTTTGTGGACTGGACAACCCCACCATTTATGACCTACGGCAAGTAGAAAGCAACAACCCTTTCGAGGTTTTATGGTACGACACCCCTGAAGAGGGAAGCCCTTTAGGCGATGAAACTTTACTTCAAACCCAGACGACCTACTATGCGGTAAGTTTTAATCCAGACACAGGTTGCATGAATACCGAGCGCATGGCGGTTACCGTCGATTTGACAAACTGTGACCCAGAAGATTACGGTTTTTTCATACCTGATGGATTTTCACCCAATGGCGACGGAAGAAACGATACTTTCTTCGTGCCTAACATTGAAATCATATTTCCGGAATATACCCTAGAAATTCTGAACAGATATGGCGCCACTTTATTCAAAGGCAATCAATCTAAACCTGCTTGGAACGGTTCCGATAGTGGGCAAGTGGCTCCTAATGGCGTTTATTTCTATGTAATAGACTATAACAAAGACGGGCACGAACCAATTCAAGGTCGACTATACCTCAACCGTTAA
- a CDS encoding UDP-N-acetylmuramate: L-alanyl-gamma-D-glutamyl-meso-diaminopimelate ligase: MQIHFIAIGGSAMHNLALALEHKGYSISGSDDVIFEPSKSRLAEKGLLPDSFGWFPEKIHEGLDAVILGMHAKPDNPELLRAQELGLTIYSYPEFLYEQSKHKTRVVIGGSHGKTSITSMILHVLNYHDIQVDYMVGAQLDGFERMVHLTEENDFIVLEGDEYLSSPIDRRPKFHLYRPNIALLSGIAWDHINVFPTFENYVEQFQIFVDSIVKGGSITYNEEDVGVKKVVEASENAIRKLPYTTPEYSVEDGQTLLETSEGPMPIEVFGKHNLSNLAGAKWICQNMGVDEDDFYGAIATFKGASKRLEKIAESKSSVAYKDFAHSPSKVSATTRAVKEQCPDRKLIACLELHTYSSFNPEFLKEYQNALDAADEAVVFYLPESVAIKKLAPVSPEQISQAFKREDLRIFTKADAFHKYIFDQEYSNSVLLLMSSGNYGGLDLKEVKSKIEI, translated from the coding sequence ATGCAAATTCATTTCATAGCTATCGGCGGAAGTGCCATGCACAATTTAGCCCTAGCTTTAGAACATAAAGGTTATTCCATTTCTGGAAGTGATGACGTGATTTTTGAACCCTCAAAAAGCCGTTTGGCCGAAAAGGGGTTGTTGCCAGATAGCTTCGGATGGTTTCCTGAGAAAATTCACGAAGGTCTCGATGCGGTAATTTTGGGAATGCATGCCAAACCTGATAACCCAGAGTTGTTAAGAGCCCAAGAGTTAGGCTTAACGATTTATTCATACCCTGAATTTCTTTACGAACAATCTAAACACAAAACAAGGGTAGTTATTGGTGGAAGTCATGGAAAAACTTCGATTACTTCGATGATTTTACATGTGCTGAACTATCATGATATTCAAGTTGATTATATGGTAGGGGCACAACTTGACGGATTTGAACGAATGGTTCACCTTACCGAAGAAAATGATTTTATAGTGCTCGAGGGTGATGAATATTTGTCTTCACCTATAGACAGAAGACCCAAATTTCATCTATACCGACCTAATATTGCCTTGTTGAGCGGAATCGCTTGGGATCACATTAATGTATTCCCTACTTTCGAGAACTATGTTGAGCAGTTTCAAATTTTCGTCGATAGCATCGTAAAGGGTGGAAGCATCACCTATAATGAAGAAGATGTTGGGGTGAAAAAGGTGGTCGAGGCGTCAGAAAATGCAATTCGAAAATTACCGTATACCACACCCGAATATAGTGTAGAAGATGGTCAGACCTTATTGGAAACCTCGGAAGGCCCTATGCCTATTGAGGTCTTTGGTAAGCACAACCTAAGTAATTTAGCAGGTGCCAAATGGATTTGCCAGAATATGGGCGTCGATGAAGATGATTTTTATGGGGCAATTGCCACTTTTAAAGGGGCTTCAAAACGATTGGAGAAAATCGCAGAGAGCAAATCAAGTGTTGCTTACAAAGATTTTGCCCATTCCCCAAGCAAGGTGTCGGCTACCACGAGGGCAGTTAAAGAACAGTGCCCCGATAGAAAGCTGATTGCCTGTCTTGAACTTCACACTTATAGTAGTTTTAACCCCGAATTTCTCAAGGAATATCAAAATGCTCTAGATGCCGCTGATGAAGCTGTAGTTTTCTACTTACCTGAGTCGGTAGCCATAAAAAAATTGGCGCCCGTTTCACCAGAGCAGATATCGCAAGCGTTCAAAAGAGAAGACCTTCGAATTTTTACGAAGGCCGATGCTTTTCATAAGTATATTTTTGATCAAGAGTATAGTAACTCCGTATTACTTCTTATGAGTTCCGGTAATTATGGAGGGCTAGATTTAAAGGAGGTAAAATCTAAGATTGAAATTTAA
- a CDS encoding DNA repair protein RadC — MQEKQTSFSIKHWSDDDKPREKLVQKGRSVLSDAELVAILIGSGSRNESAVELSKRILASVENNLNELGKLSIKQLMQFKGIGEAKAVTIAAALEIGRRRRGEEARKVAKIGSSKDAYELLQPIIGELVHEEFWILYLNNANKVLHRAQLSKGGLTGTLVDVRIVMKQALELGSVAIILAHNHPSGTLRPSEQDRKITQKLKRGAEALDVKVLDHLIITQNDYFSFADEGIL, encoded by the coding sequence ATGCAGGAAAAGCAAACTTCATTCTCTATTAAGCATTGGTCTGACGACGATAAGCCCCGAGAAAAACTAGTACAAAAAGGAAGGTCTGTACTTTCGGATGCAGAGTTGGTCGCTATTCTAATCGGCTCTGGTAGCAGAAATGAAAGTGCAGTGGAATTGTCTAAACGCATCTTGGCATCCGTAGAAAATAACTTGAACGAGCTTGGTAAACTTTCGATCAAACAGCTAATGCAATTTAAGGGAATAGGAGAGGCCAAAGCGGTTACGATTGCCGCAGCCCTCGAAATTGGACGTAGAAGAAGGGGAGAAGAGGCAAGAAAAGTAGCTAAAATAGGAAGTAGTAAAGATGCCTATGAGCTTCTGCAGCCAATTATTGGCGAACTGGTGCATGAAGAGTTTTGGATTCTTTATTTGAACAATGCCAATAAGGTATTACACAGGGCTCAACTTAGTAAGGGCGGTCTTACCGGTACCCTAGTGGATGTTCGAATTGTTATGAAACAAGCTTTGGAATTAGGATCGGTAGCTATTATTCTTGCCCATAATCACCCATCGGGTACACTGAGACCTAGTGAGCAAGACCGCAAAATTACGCAGAAATTAAAACGCGGTGCAGAAGCACTAGACGTGAAAGTTTTAGATCATTTGATCATAACCCAAAATGATTATTTTAGTTTTGCTGATGAAGGTATACTCTAA